TCAACaggaagaaataataattaactatgaCAAAAACATTATTGAATGTGACTCTTATAAATTCTCTGAATAATCAATTTCAGTGATATATTTAAATGTTAaggctaaaaattaaaaatcagttCTGTGATACTATCAATTACGTGAATATTACATGATATGAattgttattaattaagtaattaaatatgtgCTTTGTAATGTCCAATTATTATTTCGCATGTCTAAATAGTTTTGTGATATAAGAATTATATTAATGAAATTTAAATGCAGATCTTCTGTAAATCCACTAATAAACTCCCGATATTCGTATCGGAATTTTTATTACTAGATTCACTTTTATAGAtcctataaaaaatatttttggctaATAATTTCTGAGCATGTTTTACCATATTATTTTTCTCCACTTATCGTTATGTCTACCTAATACTTTACTTTTCCCGTTATTgtcaaaataaactatttacaGGAACAATTGTTAACATCAAGTCATTTATTAAGTTTAATACTGCACTAACATAAATTtcatacgtacctacttgtgcAGACCCTATTTTGcaaattataaacaaattacTTAAACAATTCAATTACTGTTTTGCATTAATGGAAAATTAAATGTTCATTATACTTTTGTAATGCAATCAACAAAGTCACTCATTTAGTGCACTAAATTGAAATTATTAGTTTGTTAGGAATTATGCAGTGTACTATCGTTAGACCCAGGCTCCACCTCAGCAGAACAGAGAAGAGATcggtcaaccaatcagatttttagaAGATGATGTGATTATTTTTTCTTATGAATCTGATAGGTTGACTGAACACTTCTCCTCACCTGTCCGCTTAGATGGAGACTGGGCCTTATAGCTCTGCTGTGTCGACTACTATGAAGCTTACTAGATTATGTTAATAAATGCATGACGACTTTGCAATTGCATTAGAAAGTTTAAGACTTTCATTTTTGTCGGTGGGACAAAATGATAAGCTAATATTTACAATAGATTTATTTACAATTAATGACATTTtacttttaaacaataaataatttataatcatTTCAACATCTACAATTAACTCCTGTGTGTTCTTTCTGTTACCCGAACTACTACAGTTGCCCCAccgctttttttaaatatataattacacGAAATGTTAAATCACAGTTGCGGTAGTCGGCGTGGTTTCAGCACGCGCAGGGCCGCCCGGGGAAGTGACTAGCAACAAGTCTTGTGAGGGAGCCATCTCACGAGAAATAGAGACGCACTGCATTCGTGAACGTCCTTCGGCACATTGGGCATTTGTCCGTCGACAGCGCGCACTTCGCACACGCGACCACGTGGCCGCACGGCACAAAGCACACGTTCCGCTCCTCGTTGTAGCAGATCCTGCACAGCTTCGTGTCTTCCACCGGACTCGCCTCCTTCTCGCTCGGCTTCTCCACGGACGTCGAGGGCGGAGCTTTCGGCTCTTTGTCCTCCGCAGGGGCGGGGATGACGCTGGCCTCCGAGATCACTTTCTGAATGTACTCCTTGCCCTTAACCAGCTGTACATACGCGCAGCGGTGGAACCAACGCGCATGTTGCTCCCATGGGACATCGTCATTTTCCCAGTCTTTAAGCCCACCATCGCAGTAAAAACATTTAGTTTTGTCACCTTGGCCGGTATAGAAGAAGCCCGCTTCGGCGAGTTCCTCTGGTTTCTGGCGCATACTCCGCGGCCAATCGGAAAAACTTCGGAGGCGGGCAGCTTCGGAAGCGTAGCGAGGGTGAACGGGCCCCGGCATACGAATGGGGTTGGGTGTAACGGCCGCTCGGACTCCACACTCGTCGCGGCCGGCGGTGGTGGGCGAGGACTCCATGGGCACGTTGCCGGAGCTGGCCTGGCGTCTCAGGAACGTACACTGCGGAGCCCAGCGCTGATGGTCTTTAGCGGGATCGTCGCCTTCCACCCATTTCATAATTTCGACTTTACAGAATGCGCATCTTACTTCGTCTCCGCGGCCCAGATAATAGAATCCATTTCTCGCGAGAAGCTGAGGCGATAGAAATGTAACGGGCCATTTGTCGAAAGTCTTGAGCCGTTCCTCTTCGCGGCGCATGTCAGGCGCGTCCGGGTAGATCACGAAAGGATCACGGTTGTCAATTTTATCAGCGGAGGAGGAGGGCGAGACTGCGGTGGGCGAGGTTGATGGGCTCCCGGGGTTGGAGTCGCAGCCCGGCGCCACCAGCATCAGCTGACCGAGGGGCGGGCGCGTCTTGAGCAAGTGAGCCAGCATCTCGGCGGCTATCGGCGACGCGTTATTCGCAGGCACTGCAACCAAGAAAAACAATCTTTATAGACACTGTGATTTAAAACCAAAGCACAAACAATAAGATTAAaattcttttatatttattaactaagTGGACTCGAAAAAAACTACTCTGCTTGATTCGTATTTTTGCTTGTGTAACTTGTAACAAGGTACACAGGCAAAACAAGGTCCTTATTAGACTTTTAAACGCTTATTAATGTGTTACTCAAGTAAATAGTATGTTTTATACTGTTATGCAATATCATTTTTCTGAGAAAGCATAGAAACGATATGATAGGTATTCTTGGACAATGAAGTACTGATAAGACTATAAGTCAGCACATTCTTCGAAACCATATTTACTTCTGGCAATGTCCATGAAGTAGGTACGTGAAACATAGAAGATAGATAGAAGCAGGCGATACTTTGCGAAAGTccttgatatacctacctacttacaattcATAAATCCGTTTGGCAGGTTATAGCGAATTAATTGTGATTCCTTGTTTACGTCAAATATTACAGGTGAAGGATTCACAAAAGGCAATTTCACAAAATGGTCAATGCCACGGTGTGGCAACCAAGAACAATTAATgataagacaagtgtaaattaaaaatttgtaacacctccgacaagtgaaggttacggtaactagaaaagagctgataactttgaaacggctaaaccgattttcttggattatagctaagaatactttcgatcaagccacctttcaaacaaaaaaaaacaaattaaaatcggttcattagtgagagctacgatgccacagacagatacacctaCAATACAAacgatacaaacgtcaaacttataacacccctctttttgggtcgggggttaaaaatagagttgAATGGAGGAGAAAAACGAAAAATTTGGAACATgacttttttaaacttttggaTACACTCTATACTCCTCACTCACATAGGTTGACTGTTGGTTGACATAATTAGGATAAGTGAATATTAGGGTAAATATCGTGACTTCACCACAGTGGGAATTGAGCACACAAATATGATGAACTTCATCAAGCAGTTGATGAAAAAAAGGCTTTGTGACAAAATTAATGGATTATTCTTCTACTACCCATTATAGAGTATATCCATTATCCACACAAGAGTAAGGCCACCGGTTACATCGGGCCTTAGCGAAAATTGAAATCCGCCGACTTACAATAAAAATAGTAAACCAGTGCTTGATTGCAATCACTATGCAGataagatagagcgcgcttgcctagaagatgccttttcaATCTTGATTTGAAGATCTATTAAAGGAGGGGAAAACAGAAGCCGGAAAGGCATTCCATATCACGTCATTCCCCAATAGTCTGATTGATCAAAACACACGTCTTCAGTGGAGACGCACCCTAAGCATCATGTCTCATCCATCCAGTATTCCAGACAAATCTGTGTTCATCCTATATTAACTAGAGACATCGTGTAAGTGAGAAAGGTGTAAACTATAAGGCAAAGCAGCAAACAAGTGTTCAAACAGTTCACATAACAACAAGTTCGCGGCCATTGCGGTCCGGCTGCGTCATCGACATTCCATTCCCGCAGCCTCCCGTCCCTCCTCGCCCTCCCGCCCTCCCGCCCTCGTACGTGCACTCAGTGCGCATGCACCCGACGACCGTAATCAATTTTTCTTCTCTAAGTTTCAGGCCTATTGATGTTTTTCAAAACTCCTATTTTCGAAATTGTTACACTTCCtctgaatacctacctactaaaaaagcatcgtaaaagttttctttgacGTGTTTTAGTCTTAAAGCccaataaacttaaaaatagttattttacgtgatagtttaattgatttttattagTCGGCCATTACTCCTGACTTCTAAAATTTTTATGGTAGAATAAACTGATTGAAAATCTTAATGGAAACAAAAGGTAAAATCTCAAAAGTGTTTGGGTTAGAAATAATGctcttgataataatttattcataggGTGTTGAGACTAATATTATCGTATAGACTTGCAAGCCTACTACTTATGTAGGTAGGACTTAATTACTTTTGGGTTCACTTAACTAAAATAGATAGGAAATTTATCAAAACGATGAGAAAAACAACTTAATTAGggtagttaataaataataatggctTAAACGTTTATTTATGTTTTGTCAGTCCTAGGTTAGTCATGGATATTATTCTTAAGAGTTATTTCACATACCAATTCCGGTTTACAAGAGGGCATAAATTCCAATTGAAAACAATAACACAAACATAGCACCAGGCCCAGGGTAATGGCCGCGAAATACCGATCGATATTTACCATTTCTAAGCTTGCGATCGACTAGTATCGGCATTTTGAGGGTTCAATTTTTCACTTCAGTTTTCAGGTAACACAAGAAACGCACATTTCAAGTTCGGTTATCACGAGTAGTATGGAAttgtatttgattttttcaGAATTTACTGACGATTTTCGACGAACCACTAGCATCGTCAGCTTCCCCATTTGTTGTGTCGCAGAGGGTTGGGGCGACATTGACGGAGCAGTTTGCGCATGCGTGCTTGCTTTTAGGAGGGTTCAGTTTGGCTTACGTGGGGAGCTTTGCACAGCTGTGTGGTAGTCTATAGGCTGGGGTCCCCCATGCTGTTACATTTTTGGGGGCATTGTTATGGTAATTAATAGCTAAATAAACATTGCACAAAGATTTCTCCGTATCAAAGTCTCTGACTTCCCCAAAGACTTATCACACTGTTCACAACAGAATCAGATTTCCTGACAACTCCCTTGAAAATTCAAGAAGAATTCAATAATAGAAGCCAatgattaaaaatctaaaaaaaaccggtcgCATGAACCAATTTATTCCCACACAACATGaactaaacaatttttttaaaataaacggATGGTGTTAACTATCACGTGTGGTTAACAGATGTGAAATAAGTATGACCACCGCGATTCAAGCGGCTCTGGTACTATCGGTCCACTGGTGCATACTTAGATCGACTACATGTGACGGTAAACAAGGCGAGGAATGCGAGGGACGACGCGGGAGAGATGTAGCTCGCAGTTCTCAATCAGGCGAGCGTCTGGGGCGAGGTTGCCGCTCCGTTCACCGGCGACCGGATTTCATTCATATTTGAGACGCGACGTTGCCGTCTTCAGCGGAAACCGCGACCACACAGCGTAAAAAAGGGCCTTTGGAATGTGGCGGTACTGCTGGGCGGGTCTAAGCTGTACCAAATAAAAAGTGACGCTGTGGAATGCGGACGGTACTTAGTTGTCTGTAGAGGTACAAATACATTGTTAGCTGTCAAAATTTAATGCATTTAATTTAGATGTTCCCATTCTAATGCGGCTAGGATCAAAGTTGTTAAGAAAATTTTTGTTGGAAATGTGAACTGAAATCTAGGCTGCGAATTTACTTCTTCTTTACTAGCCCTTATTAATCTATTGTTGGACTTAGGCGAACTTACTCTAGTAACTCTAGCACTACTCTACTACTAGCTCTAGTACTCTGGTAGTAGTAGTTAGTAGTAGTAGGGGCAGATATAGCTATGTGAGTGACGTCTGAACGCTCTGCGTTAAAAATTCTCATCTCGAGGTTGTCCACGCGGACCCTGTCGGCTGTCGGGTCCCGGGGTGACTGGTCAGGGCTAAAAATTCTGACaacctattaggtaggtacctacctacctactatcacGCATTCAGAACTACCTTTTCATTTAGATCAAAGTAGACCTCATATTCTTGGAATGTATGTTCTGGTCCCTTCCATCTAATTtccaaaacaaaaaagttaacTCACAAATAATGAATGCATTCCTCATTTAGAAATGATTAGTGTTATTGTATGTTCGCTTAATTAACTAACTAATAACTACCATTAAGATCCACAAACGCTGATAAACAATCTCCAACGTGTTTTGATAATCAATGTGGCATGAGCGAAAAAATTGAGCAGGCACGAGTTAAGAAGTGAAGCGAAATAACCAGATCAGAtcaaaagcttttaaataatgACAATATTTCAATGCTGTGACATGTGTTTCATTCGGGATAAAAAGAGCGGAcaaggaaaataaaacaaaagggCCTCGCATCCAAGGTCCATAGCACGTTAAGAGCAAATGAAATTCAGCATTGTGTCTTAAGAGAGCGGCGAGAGGCGGCGCCGAGCCGTGGGGAAGGGGACGCGGCCGTGTTCTCATGCCTATGGGTGGTCGGCGGTCGGCTTTCGAATTCCAATGCCTCGCCTGTAGCACCTACGCAGCACTATGTATACTGTATACCTACACTGTACACCGGTTTATAACTCTATACCTATGTACAAGCCACGTTATCTCCTGAATTAACTCTTTTTCTTGGAATCGCACAAGCTTCCCATAATATTCGCTTAAATCTTGGACACGGAACATTTTGTAAGCACTCCTGAATTAGCTTTTTCTTGGAAACTCGTGCATCTAGCCCATATTCGCCAGTAGCCTAAAGTAATCCCTTTTAAATGAGGAGTAAATAGTAGGTAAGCTTATTGTATGTAGCTCGTGAGTCAACTTCTTTCTTGCTAACGCGGAAATCTGTGTACGCATACTCATTTCATTATCGCAGTCCGCCCGTTACTAGGAGTTTATAACTATGTATAGGCATAGGCAGCTAGACACAAAAAATTCTAATAAGATCTAAGTCGCTCTGAATTTCTAAGAAGCTTCGCACGTTTGGCTATTCTCTACCTTCATGTAAAACTTTATggatacaaaaattatattctcAGATGTCTCTgagaatataatttttgtatccATAAAGTTTTACATGAAGGTAGAGAATAGCAAAACGTCACACGTCGTGACAGTCAACACTAGGTCTGTAGACCACTCCCCTTTAATTGACATAGCTGCCTACCTATTTCCTAAGAAacctttgtacctacctaatgtgtTGAACAGAAACAGTCCTTCTTATGAGTGAGTCAATTCGCCTACGAAGTTACGAGCCTACATAAACAATTAAACACTGCTTGTCATCATAAAAGATAGAAAAACAAACCCAAAGGATATAGCCCGGAAGCGATATCAGAGGAAATGAACATCCGCCAGATGGGGAGATTATTTACAAAGCGTCCTGTTGAATATAAAACTGAATGAATGAAAGCGACCAACAGCATCAGCTATTTTCGAATATGAATGAACCGTGATGAAGAGCTATAGTGCAATGAAACGGTCGACTATTAAAATATCGATGAATTATTCGGATATGTACCGAATAGGAAGACATCGTTAATGTAAGGCCACTAGCCGCGAGCGCCGACAAGACGCTTCGTATAATGATACTCCTAACTCCCACGATCATAGTTGCGGGGCTGCATTCCATTCTCTAAGTGTTTCTAACCTATAGTTTCCCGCGGCCGCAGAGTTGTTAAGGCGCGGTATacacctaagcggagaggagagatgtgttcagtcgaccagaTTCATAATTAATAGATGAAGCGAAAAAATTATCATATCGTCGTCGTCatctttaaaaatctgattgatcCACTTGTACAAATCTCTCCTCTGCGCTTAATGGACACCGGGCCTTAGGTTATACAACAGTGTAAAAACCTATTATAGTAAGAGTTCATGATTACATAAAGTattgaatgataataataataataatcgatctATTTTGATccattttgtaaccgggcgtaagagtaagtagtataataataatcgatccAGCTAGAAAAGTCTAATTTCGAGAAAAAG
The window above is part of the Maniola jurtina chromosome 12, ilManJurt1.1, whole genome shotgun sequence genome. Proteins encoded here:
- the LOC123870507 gene encoding death-associated inhibitor of apoptosis 1-like isoform X4: MQNETSSEEQDNEAAGPGPSRINKVPANNASPIAAEMLAHLLKTRPPLGQLMLVAPGCDSNPGSPSTSPTAVSPSSSADKIDNRDPFVIYPDAPDMRREEERLKTFDKWPVTFLSPQLLARNGFYYLGRGDEVRCAFCKVEIMKWVEGDDPAKDHQRWAPQCTFLRRQASSGNVPMESSPTTAGRDECGVRAAVTPNPIRMPGPVHPRYASEAARLRSFSDWPRSMRQKPEELAEAGFFYTGQGDKTKCFYCDGGLKDWENDDVPWEQHARWFHRCAYVQLVKGKEYIQKVISEASVIPAPAEDKEPKAPPSTSVEKPSEKEASPVEDTKLCRICYNEERNVCFVPCGHVVACAKCALSTDKCPMCRRTFTNAVRLYFS
- the LOC123870507 gene encoding death-associated inhibitor of apoptosis 1-like isoform X6, which encodes MDSIRVPANNASPIAAEMLAHLLKTRPPLGQLMLVAPGCDSNPGSPSTSPTAVSPSSSADKIDNRDPFVIYPDAPDMRREEERLKTFDKWPVTFLSPQLLARNGFYYLGRGDEVRCAFCKVEIMKWVEGDDPAKDHQRWAPQCTFLRRQASSGNVPMESSPTTAGRDECGVRAAVTPNPIRMPGPVHPRYASEAARLRSFSDWPRSMRQKPEELAEAGFFYTGQGDKTKCFYCDGGLKDWENDDVPWEQHARWFHRCAYVQLVKGKEYIQKVISEASVIPAPAEDKEPKAPPSTSVEKPSEKEASPVEDTKLCRICYNEERNVCFVPCGHVVACAKCALSTDKCPMCRRTFTNAVRLYFS
- the LOC123870507 gene encoding death-associated inhibitor of apoptosis 1-like isoform X5 codes for the protein MPILVDRKLRNVPANNASPIAAEMLAHLLKTRPPLGQLMLVAPGCDSNPGSPSTSPTAVSPSSSADKIDNRDPFVIYPDAPDMRREEERLKTFDKWPVTFLSPQLLARNGFYYLGRGDEVRCAFCKVEIMKWVEGDDPAKDHQRWAPQCTFLRRQASSGNVPMESSPTTAGRDECGVRAAVTPNPIRMPGPVHPRYASEAARLRSFSDWPRSMRQKPEELAEAGFFYTGQGDKTKCFYCDGGLKDWENDDVPWEQHARWFHRCAYVQLVKGKEYIQKVISEASVIPAPAEDKEPKAPPSTSVEKPSEKEASPVEDTKLCRICYNEERNVCFVPCGHVVACAKCALSTDKCPMCRRTFTNAVRLYFS
- the LOC123870507 gene encoding death-associated inhibitor of apoptosis 1-like isoform X1, producing the protein MDLCKVLLSLLNCNGDSVASTSRAQCSQDSQGMQNETSSEEQDNEAAGPGPSRINKVPANNASPIAAEMLAHLLKTRPPLGQLMLVAPGCDSNPGSPSTSPTAVSPSSSADKIDNRDPFVIYPDAPDMRREEERLKTFDKWPVTFLSPQLLARNGFYYLGRGDEVRCAFCKVEIMKWVEGDDPAKDHQRWAPQCTFLRRQASSGNVPMESSPTTAGRDECGVRAAVTPNPIRMPGPVHPRYASEAARLRSFSDWPRSMRQKPEELAEAGFFYTGQGDKTKCFYCDGGLKDWENDDVPWEQHARWFHRCAYVQLVKGKEYIQKVISEASVIPAPAEDKEPKAPPSTSVEKPSEKEASPVEDTKLCRICYNEERNVCFVPCGHVVACAKCALSTDKCPMCRRTFTNAVRLYFS
- the LOC123870507 gene encoding death-associated inhibitor of apoptosis 1-like isoform X3; amino-acid sequence: MYNTYLSNHHNHQLKSRMQNETSSEEQDNEAAGPGPSRINKVPANNASPIAAEMLAHLLKTRPPLGQLMLVAPGCDSNPGSPSTSPTAVSPSSSADKIDNRDPFVIYPDAPDMRREEERLKTFDKWPVTFLSPQLLARNGFYYLGRGDEVRCAFCKVEIMKWVEGDDPAKDHQRWAPQCTFLRRQASSGNVPMESSPTTAGRDECGVRAAVTPNPIRMPGPVHPRYASEAARLRSFSDWPRSMRQKPEELAEAGFFYTGQGDKTKCFYCDGGLKDWENDDVPWEQHARWFHRCAYVQLVKGKEYIQKVISEASVIPAPAEDKEPKAPPSTSVEKPSEKEASPVEDTKLCRICYNEERNVCFVPCGHVVACAKCALSTDKCPMCRRTFTNAVRLYFS
- the LOC123870507 gene encoding death-associated inhibitor of apoptosis 1-like isoform X2; translated protein: MIRLVVEFKFLNVTQLEKRKRHLSTAGMQNETSSEEQDNEAAGPGPSRINKVPANNASPIAAEMLAHLLKTRPPLGQLMLVAPGCDSNPGSPSTSPTAVSPSSSADKIDNRDPFVIYPDAPDMRREEERLKTFDKWPVTFLSPQLLARNGFYYLGRGDEVRCAFCKVEIMKWVEGDDPAKDHQRWAPQCTFLRRQASSGNVPMESSPTTAGRDECGVRAAVTPNPIRMPGPVHPRYASEAARLRSFSDWPRSMRQKPEELAEAGFFYTGQGDKTKCFYCDGGLKDWENDDVPWEQHARWFHRCAYVQLVKGKEYIQKVISEASVIPAPAEDKEPKAPPSTSVEKPSEKEASPVEDTKLCRICYNEERNVCFVPCGHVVACAKCALSTDKCPMCRRTFTNAVRLYFS